In one Candidatus Nitronereus thalassa genomic region, the following are encoded:
- a CDS encoding DUF21 domain-containing protein — MTHSFFMWFGILLCLTGSALCSGLTLGFFSLSRIHLELLKKQNRPEAGLILSLRENANFLLATLLWSNVAVNVLLTLLSEHQLSGILAFTFSLVGITVFGEILPQAYFARNALSMATRYAPIVKILQWVFYPVAKPSSLLLDRIVGKEGITWFKEHEIETLLKIHAQAPESDISAVEGHGASNFLSLDDISALEEGSPLNPRSIIQLHYDGQRVIFPEDVPETMDYFVQQIHQSKEKWVVITDVTDTPRLVLDADGFLRELLVEKKYRPLRHCHLPIVVTNTAIPLGELLEHFKVDPEHLEDDVIDQDIVLIWTSTQKRIITGADILGRLLRGIAKRKPLVNSA, encoded by the coding sequence ATGACCCATTCATTTTTCATGTGGTTCGGCATCCTCCTCTGTCTCACCGGCTCGGCACTCTGTTCAGGGTTGACCCTAGGATTTTTTAGCCTCAGTCGGATTCATCTTGAACTCCTGAAAAAACAAAACCGTCCTGAAGCCGGACTTATTCTGAGTTTGCGTGAAAATGCCAATTTTTTATTGGCCACCCTTCTCTGGAGCAACGTCGCCGTCAATGTGTTATTGACCTTGCTTTCAGAACACCAACTATCCGGAATCCTCGCGTTTACATTTTCTCTTGTTGGAATCACGGTATTTGGCGAAATCCTCCCTCAAGCTTACTTTGCCCGAAACGCCTTATCCATGGCCACCCGGTACGCACCCATTGTCAAGATTCTTCAATGGGTATTTTACCCTGTCGCCAAACCTTCCTCCCTCCTATTGGATCGAATCGTAGGAAAAGAGGGGATCACCTGGTTTAAAGAACATGAAATCGAAACACTGTTAAAAATTCATGCGCAAGCGCCGGAATCAGACATTAGCGCAGTGGAAGGTCATGGAGCCTCAAATTTTTTAAGTCTTGATGATATTTCCGCCCTAGAGGAGGGATCGCCCCTCAACCCTCGCAGCATTATTCAGTTACATTACGATGGCCAGCGAGTGATATTCCCCGAGGACGTCCCCGAGACGATGGATTATTTTGTCCAACAAATCCACCAATCCAAAGAAAAATGGGTCGTCATCACTGATGTCACCGACACACCGCGGTTGGTCCTGGACGCGGATGGCTTTCTTCGTGAACTCTTGGTGGAGAAAAAATATCGTCCATTGCGACATTGCCACCTCCCTATCGTCGTCACCAATACGGCCATTCCCCTCGGAGAGCTGCTGGAGCATTTCAAGGTAGATCCCGAACATTTGGAAGACGATGTGATTGATCAAGACATTGTGTTGATTTGGACATCCACTCAAAAACGAATAATTACCGGCGCGGATATTTTAGGCCGCCTTCTCCGAGGCATTGCAAAACGAAAACCCCTGGTGAATTCTGCATGA
- a CDS encoding ATP-dependent zinc protease has translation MSKSVKRLKKKDALQPPLETIGWREWLALPDLGVEFIKTKVDTGARTSALHAFDIEPFKKNGQDWIRFTLHPIQRNDKIEQACSCKIKGSRFVTNSGGIEEKRFVIVTPITIGHQTWPIEVTLTNRDEMGFRMLLGRTALRKRFLVDPAKSYCQGHPGEPKITITHPEHQSYGKDEEE, from the coding sequence ATGTCTAAGAGCGTTAAACGACTAAAAAAAAAGGATGCCCTTCAACCTCCCTTAGAGACTATTGGTTGGAGAGAATGGTTAGCATTGCCCGACCTAGGAGTCGAGTTCATTAAAACCAAGGTCGATACTGGGGCTCGAACCTCTGCGCTTCATGCCTTTGACATCGAACCATTCAAGAAAAATGGCCAGGATTGGATACGTTTTACACTTCACCCGATTCAACGCAATGACAAAATCGAACAGGCCTGCAGCTGCAAAATTAAGGGATCTCGATTCGTCACCAACTCAGGCGGCATCGAAGAAAAACGCTTTGTCATTGTCACCCCCATTACCATAGGCCATCAGACCTGGCCCATTGAAGTCACTCTCACCAACCGAGATGAAATGGGATTCCGAATGCTACTCGGTCGCACCGCCTTGAGAAAACGATTTCTGGTAGACCCAGCCAAATCATATTGTCAGGGCCACCCTGGGGAGCCCAAGATCACCATCACCCATCCAGAACATCAATCGTACGGAAAAGATGAAGAGGAATAA
- a CDS encoding alpha-E domain-containing protein, producing MLSRTAEAFFWIGRYIERTEYIARYTDVKFHLMQEIANREEQQAVWQQYLEGTGEYEHFVQLYPQQGTYRFLEFVTTNPDNPNSQINLIKEARFNARGIQDELSSEVWRHLNNFYLTLRSKSSNDLVSSPHELLSEIRDSCYMLDGIIGGTMIHGEGWNFYRLGKNIERANRTARLLDDSTLCKAEREPAAIADYHHCLSLLKTASAFEAYRKFYSASLVPQKIVQFLLFHDKFPRSVRFSANAISSLLDRLSGPPRQAEHREVERIAGQLAADLKFGTLDEVYKVGLSAFLTQIVDQLDLLTNHVATTYFRSPGYSDQLGTATQRPQRPVVHIQQAPTIETIKSVIAVNHKFVYQYYEPVSKVTTITRVVPPEDYGRQRRIDLRWHIDPPADYRHFTDAFGNLVWELNHPKIQKDITGVVDIRIETFADYLPNHILALQGVTLEESDCTVQPTEFLELTPLVNTSEPITALAKQAKERNLPPHELVESLMHQVHSHMRYEAGHTVVSTTATEAFEQGIGLSQDFVHILLSLCRQSGLPARYISGYLPGEGQMHAWIETLIPLGETQIPTWVGYDPTHNRRCHEQYVAVAAGCDYQDIAPTSGYYMGTSANNLEVNISVVTETQGATHP from the coding sequence ATGCTGAGTCGGACGGCAGAAGCGTTTTTTTGGATCGGACGATACATTGAACGCACTGAGTATATTGCCCGCTATACGGATGTGAAGTTTCACCTGATGCAAGAAATTGCCAATCGTGAAGAGCAACAGGCTGTCTGGCAACAATATTTAGAGGGGACCGGAGAATATGAGCATTTTGTCCAACTCTATCCTCAACAGGGCACCTATCGCTTCTTGGAATTCGTCACGACTAATCCAGACAACCCGAATTCACAGATTAACCTGATCAAAGAAGCTCGTTTCAATGCTCGAGGCATTCAGGATGAACTTTCGAGCGAAGTATGGCGACATTTGAATAACTTTTACTTGACCCTCCGCTCCAAAAGCTCCAATGATTTAGTCAGCAGCCCCCATGAACTCCTTAGCGAAATCCGCGATAGTTGTTACATGCTCGACGGGATCATCGGCGGCACCATGATTCATGGGGAGGGATGGAATTTTTATCGGCTCGGCAAAAACATCGAACGAGCTAACCGCACGGCACGGCTCCTTGACGATTCTACGCTTTGCAAAGCTGAACGCGAACCAGCGGCAATCGCTGACTATCATCACTGTCTATCCCTTCTGAAAACCGCGAGTGCCTTTGAAGCCTATAGAAAGTTTTACTCGGCGTCGCTGGTCCCTCAAAAAATTGTTCAGTTTTTGTTGTTTCACGACAAATTTCCTCGTTCGGTGCGATTTTCCGCCAATGCAATTAGCAGTTTACTCGACCGTTTATCGGGACCGCCTCGCCAGGCAGAACATCGGGAGGTAGAACGGATCGCAGGTCAACTTGCCGCGGATTTGAAATTCGGAACCCTTGATGAAGTGTACAAAGTCGGATTGTCGGCATTCCTCACGCAAATTGTTGATCAATTAGACCTGCTCACAAATCATGTTGCCACAACGTATTTCCGATCGCCTGGCTATTCTGACCAACTTGGCACCGCGACCCAACGGCCGCAACGGCCCGTCGTTCATATCCAACAAGCCCCTACCATTGAAACGATTAAATCCGTGATCGCGGTAAACCATAAATTCGTCTATCAATATTATGAGCCCGTCTCCAAAGTCACGACCATTACCCGAGTCGTACCACCCGAAGATTATGGACGACAACGGCGAATCGATCTTCGCTGGCACATTGATCCACCAGCGGATTATCGCCACTTTACCGATGCATTCGGCAATCTCGTATGGGAATTAAACCACCCGAAAATTCAGAAAGACATCACGGGGGTCGTGGATATTCGAATCGAAACCTTCGCGGATTATCTTCCTAACCACATCCTCGCACTCCAGGGCGTGACGCTCGAAGAATCAGATTGCACGGTACAACCAACGGAATTTCTGGAATTGACCCCGTTGGTCAACACTTCCGAACCCATTACCGCACTCGCCAAACAGGCCAAAGAACGGAATCTTCCTCCTCACGAATTGGTGGAATCGCTGATGCACCAAGTGCATAGCCACATGCGATATGAGGCCGGACATACCGTGGTGAGCACCACGGCGACCGAAGCCTTTGAACAGGGCATAGGCCTTTCACAAGACTTTGTGCATATACTTCTTTCCTTGTGTCGACAATCCGGGCTCCCGGCCAGATATATCTCAGGGTATCTACCCGGAGAAGGGCAAATGCATGCCTGGATAGAAACCCTGATTCCACTCGGAGAAACACAAATCCCGACATGGGTCGGTTACGATCCTACCCACAATCGTCGTTGCCATGAACAATATGTCGCCGTGGCCGCAGGCTGCGATTATCAAGACATTGCCCCCACCAGCGGATATTATATGGGTACGTCAGCCAATAATCTCGAGGTCAACATCTCGGTGGTGACGGAAACACAAGGCGCAACACATCCCTAG
- a CDS encoding sigma-70 family RNA polymerase sigma factor: protein MTDTKQSDHALIDSITQGDIHAFESLYDRYASKVLKRCYFICLHTEQAHDLMQEVWIKVFLNLHTFKKEAAFSTWLYRLTTNHCLNYLKSKIHSEKLMQTIEQEESKSIDYSVSADVKNILSKLSIEDRTILAMKFMGEYTYEEISAACGMGVSAAKMKVSRLLTKLREEV from the coding sequence ATGACAGATACAAAACAGAGCGATCACGCACTGATTGATTCAATTACTCAAGGCGATATCCATGCGTTTGAGTCCCTGTATGATCGGTATGCCTCCAAAGTCTTAAAACGATGCTACTTTATCTGCCTTCATACTGAACAAGCCCACGACTTAATGCAGGAAGTCTGGATAAAAGTCTTTCTAAATTTGCATACCTTTAAAAAAGAGGCCGCTTTTTCCACTTGGCTGTATCGTCTGACGACCAACCACTGCCTCAATTACCTGAAATCAAAGATTCATTCTGAAAAGTTAATGCAGACAATAGAACAAGAGGAAAGTAAAAGTATTGACTATTCTGTCTCGGCAGATGTCAAAAATATACTCTCTAAACTCTCTATCGAAGACCGGACGATCCTGGCGATGAAGTTTATGGGGGAGTACACCTATGAGGAAATCTCCGCCGCTTGCGGAATGGGAGTGAGCGCCGCCAAGATGAAGGTATCGAGACTGCTTACCAAGCTTCGGGAGGAAGTATAA
- a CDS encoding monovalent cation:proton antiporter-2 (CPA2) family protein: MNQEDLLLGIIIILAAAVVAIPLCKRLGLGVVIGYLAAGAAVGPWGLGVTSEVETLRHFAEFGVVFLLFLIGLEIHLDKLWQMRQAVLGLGTAQIVLTAGCLAGIGLYAGLPWPVALITGFGLAMSSTAFGLQILAERGETASPHGQAALAILLMQDLAVVPFLAAIPLLGGIPETAQDPLWFSGLKILGALALVLLVGRYVLRPALRIIASTRHTEAFSGAAILTVLGAAWLMEQVHLSMALGAFLTGLLLSDSEYRHQIEAAILPLREFLLGLFFMSVGMSVDFGFIHQQGSSLVLLVISVMIIKALVLLIICRVSGHTREDSIRVALLLPQCGEFCFVLFGLAVAKGVMTHELFQVLLILIAMTMFFTPILDLASSRLIHWFRQPSGTPMEKPPLSQDQHVIIAGFGRVGQTVAKMLHIQNVPYQAFDVNPAKVDIGRKQGYDVYFGDVSQAEVLQAAGAGHAKLVVLTVDDPRIAEKTVSAIRYLYPSLPIEARAHDLPHGHFLKQLGADRTVPETIEASLELGRSALIYGGIGEQTANSMLEDFRRDEYALLRKILLRNSELPPSPKIPQT; the protein is encoded by the coding sequence GTGAACCAAGAAGACTTGTTACTAGGCATTATCATTATTCTGGCTGCGGCTGTGGTTGCCATCCCTCTATGCAAACGTCTTGGCTTAGGCGTCGTCATCGGGTATCTAGCCGCGGGCGCGGCGGTAGGGCCATGGGGACTGGGTGTGACATCCGAAGTGGAGACGCTTCGTCACTTTGCTGAATTCGGCGTTGTATTTTTATTGTTCCTCATCGGGTTGGAAATTCACCTGGACAAGCTTTGGCAAATGCGCCAAGCGGTATTGGGGCTCGGGACGGCACAGATCGTACTGACCGCAGGGTGCCTTGCAGGTATAGGGCTCTATGCGGGACTTCCCTGGCCCGTGGCACTCATAACCGGGTTCGGACTGGCCATGTCATCAACCGCATTCGGCCTGCAAATTTTGGCAGAACGCGGCGAAACGGCAAGCCCCCATGGTCAGGCAGCACTGGCCATTCTACTGATGCAGGATCTTGCGGTGGTACCCTTCCTGGCAGCGATTCCGTTACTCGGAGGCATTCCCGAAACCGCGCAAGATCCCCTGTGGTTCTCTGGGCTCAAAATCCTTGGAGCCCTGGCCCTGGTTCTTTTGGTGGGGCGGTATGTATTACGCCCGGCTCTCCGAATCATTGCCTCCACACGGCATACCGAAGCGTTTAGTGGTGCCGCCATTTTGACGGTACTGGGTGCCGCCTGGCTTATGGAGCAGGTACATCTCTCTATGGCCCTTGGAGCCTTTCTCACAGGACTGTTATTGTCAGATTCCGAGTACCGCCACCAAATCGAAGCAGCTATTTTACCGCTTCGGGAATTTTTACTCGGCCTCTTTTTCATGTCGGTCGGCATGTCAGTGGATTTTGGATTCATTCACCAACAGGGATCTTCGTTAGTCCTTCTGGTCATCAGCGTCATGATCATTAAAGCGCTTGTTCTGTTAATCATTTGTCGGGTTTCAGGCCACACGCGTGAAGATTCGATCCGCGTGGCCTTGCTCCTCCCGCAATGTGGAGAATTTTGTTTTGTCCTGTTTGGATTGGCCGTAGCTAAAGGAGTCATGACACATGAGCTTTTTCAGGTATTACTCATACTGATAGCCATGACCATGTTTTTTACGCCAATACTGGATTTGGCATCATCCAGGTTGATCCACTGGTTCCGCCAACCATCAGGAACCCCCATGGAAAAGCCTCCGCTTTCTCAAGATCAGCATGTCATCATTGCAGGGTTTGGTCGAGTGGGACAAACGGTGGCGAAAATGCTGCATATCCAGAATGTGCCCTATCAAGCCTTTGACGTAAATCCTGCAAAAGTCGACATTGGGCGAAAGCAGGGCTATGACGTGTACTTCGGTGATGTGAGTCAGGCGGAGGTTCTACAAGCAGCCGGTGCCGGGCATGCCAAGCTGGTCGTCCTGACGGTTGACGATCCAAGAATCGCAGAGAAAACGGTCTCGGCGATTCGCTACCTCTACCCGAGCCTGCCGATTGAAGCCAGGGCGCATGACTTGCCCCATGGCCATTTTTTGAAACAGCTTGGTGCAGATCGCACCGTCCCGGAAACTATCGAAGCCAGTCTGGAGTTAGGAAGATCCGCATTGATCTATGGAGGGATCGGGGAACAGACGGCCAACAGCATGCTGGAAGATTTTCGGCGCGACGAATATGCCCTGCTCCGGAAAATACTTTTAAGGAATTCCGAGCTGCCTCCTTCTCCAAAGATCCCTCAGACCTAA
- a CDS encoding zinc transporter ZntB: protein MGHFSGLVWSYVLDGQGGAQQVSWEEWSERKTSPGILWIHLDRTGADAQAWLREKSGLEVIVTEALLAEESRPRYFVTGEGLLVNLRGVNLNPGADPEDMVSLRLWIEPTRIITVRHRPLMAARGIQDRLEQRGGPKTSGDFLAMVADQLIARMGPVINELEDAADELEDQMVEQASSGLRGSLGALRREAIALRRYIAPQREVMSRLQQEPLSWIGPEHKLRLRETTDHLLRYLEDLDAARERIAVMQEELTNRLAEQLNRTMYIIALVTVIFLPLSLLTGLLGINVAGIPGAENHWAFITVCSVLVILAFGQVVIFRRLKWV from the coding sequence ATGGGACATTTTTCCGGGCTCGTGTGGAGTTATGTCTTGGATGGTCAGGGTGGTGCCCAACAGGTAAGTTGGGAGGAATGGAGCGAAAGGAAGACGTCGCCGGGTATATTGTGGATTCATCTGGATCGTACCGGAGCCGATGCCCAGGCCTGGCTTCGGGAGAAGAGTGGATTAGAGGTAATTGTGACAGAAGCCCTTTTAGCTGAAGAAAGCCGACCGCGGTATTTTGTGACGGGGGAGGGGTTGCTGGTGAACCTTCGAGGAGTGAATCTCAATCCAGGAGCCGATCCTGAGGACATGGTTTCTCTACGACTCTGGATCGAACCGACTCGAATCATTACGGTGCGCCATCGGCCCCTCATGGCTGCTCGTGGCATTCAGGACCGATTGGAGCAACGTGGTGGCCCGAAAACCTCTGGGGATTTCCTGGCCATGGTTGCCGATCAGTTGATCGCTCGGATGGGTCCGGTCATCAATGAACTTGAGGATGCGGCTGATGAGTTAGAAGACCAAATGGTCGAACAAGCCAGTTCCGGATTGCGAGGCAGCTTGGGCGCGTTGCGTCGAGAGGCCATTGCTCTTCGCCGTTACATCGCGCCTCAACGAGAAGTGATGTCTCGTCTCCAACAAGAGCCCTTATCCTGGATTGGCCCGGAACACAAGTTGCGTCTCAGGGAAACGACAGATCATTTATTGCGGTACCTGGAAGATCTGGATGCGGCGCGAGAACGAATTGCCGTCATGCAAGAGGAATTGACGAATCGGCTGGCGGAACAATTGAATCGTACGATGTATATCATTGCGTTGGTCACGGTCATTTTCTTGCCGCTTAGTTTACTGACGGGTCTTCTGGGTATCAATGTGGCTGGTATTCCCGGTGCGGAAAATCATTGGGCCTTTATCACTGTCTGTAGTGTGCTCGTGATTCTCGCATTCGGACAGGTTGTCATTTTTCGACGGCTCAAGTGGGTGTAA
- a CDS encoding mechanosensitive ion channel family protein, whose product MGGLQTDLKEWGIVVVTFFESLLKTVGAYLPNLIGAFFLIFIGWAVARILRKLTAKGLRACGIAALGEKIRFNELLQKAGITQSLDAILGGLVYYMVLLVFLVSASEVLGIRVVLQTLNTFIAYFPHILGAFLILMISLYVAKIVKDTIRSTSSNFNIAYAGMLSTLLEIVIVGSGIILALTEIGLDMTVFTANITLIIGGVVLAIALSVGLGSRTIVSNVLSRYYICQIYHIGDEVRLAGQKGTIIKITPISVVLKTENDENLHIPNERIIAEGSRTRNS is encoded by the coding sequence ATGGGTGGTCTACAAACTGATTTGAAAGAATGGGGAATCGTGGTTGTGACCTTTTTCGAGAGTCTCTTGAAAACTGTCGGGGCTTATCTGCCCAATCTCATTGGCGCATTTTTCCTTATCTTCATTGGCTGGGCGGTCGCAAGGATCTTGAGGAAGTTGACCGCAAAAGGTTTGCGAGCATGTGGCATTGCTGCCCTTGGAGAAAAAATTCGATTCAATGAATTACTACAAAAAGCGGGCATTACCCAAAGTCTCGATGCCATTTTAGGAGGCCTCGTTTACTATATGGTTTTGCTCGTGTTTCTAGTCTCTGCATCTGAAGTATTGGGAATTCGGGTTGTCCTTCAAACCTTAAATACCTTCATCGCGTATTTCCCCCATATACTCGGGGCTTTCCTTATCCTCATGATTTCCCTTTATGTTGCCAAAATTGTCAAAGACACCATCCGGTCCACCTCTTCCAACTTCAATATTGCCTATGCAGGCATGCTCAGCACTCTCCTTGAGATTGTCATCGTAGGGTCGGGCATCATTCTGGCACTGACAGAAATTGGGTTGGACATGACCGTATTTACTGCAAACATCACTCTCATCATCGGCGGTGTCGTGTTAGCCATTGCTCTTTCGGTCGGACTGGGAAGTCGGACGATCGTGTCCAACGTGCTCTCACGCTATTATATCTGCCAAATTTATCATATCGGAGATGAAGTACGTTTGGCGGGACAAAAAGGCACCATTATTAAGATTACACCCATTTCCGTCGTCCTCAAGACGGAGAATGATGAAAATTTGCATATCCCAAATGAACGGATTATCGCCGAAGGTTCTCGAACACGAAACTCCTAA